The following proteins are co-located in the Brockia lithotrophica genome:
- a CDS encoding Peroxide stress regulator PerR, FUR family, translating to MRKTEHETAEVFQTEVWETAESPKNGRAGEAGPADGDEATAGAGEAYGQRGHVLAVERAVERLRSLGVRMTPQRYAILNYLYTHHEHPTAEEIYQALASEYPSMSVATVYNNLKVFKEAGIIQELTFGDQASRYDANPEDHYHVVCVDCGKVEDLPYTPYVEVEDEAARRLGYRVLDHKLVIYGICPECQRKGVVPLRRKRGEEEL from the coding sequence ATGCGAAAGACGGAGCACGAGACTGCGGAAGTCTTCCAGACGGAAGTTTGGGAAACCGCGGAGTCGCCGAAGAACGGGCGCGCTGGGGAAGCGGGGCCCGCAGACGGAGACGAGGCGACGGCAGGGGCAGGCGAAGCGTACGGCCAAAGGGGACACGTTCTCGCCGTGGAACGCGCTGTGGAGCGGTTGCGCTCGCTCGGTGTGCGGATGACGCCGCAGCGTTACGCCATCTTGAATTACCTCTACACCCACCACGAGCATCCGACGGCCGAAGAAATTTACCAGGCGCTGGCTTCCGAGTACCCAAGCATGAGCGTGGCGACCGTGTACAACAACCTCAAAGTCTTTAAGGAAGCCGGGATCATCCAGGAGCTCACCTTCGGGGACCAGGCGAGCCGCTACGACGCCAATCCGGAAGACCACTACCACGTCGTGTGCGTAGACTGCGGTAAGGTGGAAGACCTACCCTACACGCCCTACGTCGAAGTGGAGGACGAGGCCGCCCGCCGTCTGGGCTATCGGGTCCTCGACCACAAGCTCGTGATTTACGGAATCTGCCCGGAATGCCAGCGCAAAGGGGTTGTACCCCTGCGGCGCAAGCGCGGAGAGGAAGAACTGTAG
- a CDS encoding Monogalactosyldiacylglycerol synthase, which yields MLDPHAREAETRPSADVHSSEPRVLIVTEKTLGEGHRSAARALAEAFRRLVPGLSPVVATTLPAHVEWVFNAVYGHTLTKNPALWGAAYDTELWTGPIVKPIVSNPMRRNARHLVARYKPHIVLSTHALPVHAFARMRKRGAPYVLGVAITDFGGNSFWTDRYVDAFFVANEETGRRIAARYRLPEERFVPTGIPIHPVFAAGEEERRRRREEKRRELGIGEEPLILLFGGGEGLFDFPSLIHALDKLALPFSLLVLTGRNTYLRETLRTLRGSLRHKLLPYGFLEDPQEIFDIYLAGDLLISKAGGLTVSEALAVGLPMVLHRPIPGQESRNTDYLLEKEAALYAPRADILLRTVEFLLREPERRRELAERARALGKPDAALRIARHMLALYAESRKPAQTSP from the coding sequence ATGTTGGACCCTCACGCTCGCGAAGCGGAAACGCGGCCTTCCGCGGACGTGCACTCCTCTGAACCGCGCGTCCTCATCGTCACGGAAAAGACCTTAGGGGAGGGACACCGAAGCGCCGCGCGCGCCCTCGCCGAGGCGTTCCGCCGTCTCGTACCCGGCCTCTCCCCCGTCGTCGCCACGACGCTCCCCGCCCACGTCGAGTGGGTGTTCAACGCCGTGTACGGTCACACCCTGACGAAAAACCCCGCCCTCTGGGGGGCGGCATACGATACGGAGCTTTGGACCGGTCCCATCGTGAAACCGATCGTCTCCAACCCGATGCGCCGAAACGCCCGACACCTCGTAGCCCGTTACAAGCCGCACATCGTCCTCTCCACGCACGCCCTCCCGGTGCACGCCTTTGCCCGCATGCGCAAGCGCGGGGCGCCCTACGTCCTCGGTGTGGCAATCACCGATTTCGGGGGAAACAGCTTCTGGACGGATAGATACGTGGACGCCTTCTTCGTCGCCAACGAAGAAACCGGACGCCGTATTGCCGCCCGTTACCGCCTACCCGAAGAGCGCTTCGTTCCCACGGGGATCCCGATTCATCCCGTCTTTGCGGCGGGGGAGGAAGAAAGGCGGCGGCGGCGGGAAGAGAAGAGGCGGGAACTCGGGATCGGAGAAGAACCCCTCATCCTCCTCTTCGGCGGCGGCGAAGGGCTGTTCGACTTCCCTTCGCTCATTCACGCCCTCGACAAACTCGCGCTGCCGTTTTCCCTCCTCGTGCTCACCGGACGCAATACCTACCTCCGGGAAACCCTCCGGACCTTGCGCGGATCTCTGCGCCACAAGCTACTCCCCTACGGTTTCCTCGAGGATCCGCAGGAGATCTTTGACATCTACCTTGCCGGAGACCTCCTGATCAGCAAGGCCGGAGGGCTCACCGTATCCGAGGCGCTTGCCGTAGGGCTTCCGATGGTCCTGCACCGCCCGATCCCCGGACAGGAGTCGCGCAACACGGACTACCTCCTGGAAAAGGAGGCCGCCCTCTACGCCCCAAGGGCGGATATCCTCCTGCGCACGGTCGAATTTCTCCTTCGGGAACCCGAACGCCGACGAGAGCTCGCCGAACGGGCGCGCGCCCTCGGAAAGCCGGACGCGGCGCTGCGCATTGCCCGTCACATGCTCGCCCTGTACGCCGAATCTCGAAAGCCCGCCCAGACGTCCCCCTGA